The following nucleotide sequence is from Aedes aegypti strain LVP_AGWG chromosome 3, AaegL5.0 Primary Assembly, whole genome shotgun sequence.
gaacaaaactggttttctggctctagcgtttttaattcaaatatctcgtcaaagtagtctatgaaacactttcaaagatttgaaaaatgcgtaaattGGTGGGTGaaaaaactcgctatctccttccgtttgggagttattgttgtttttctcacaaaaacatgcctactttgattctgaatatctctgattggggcaaacataaaacatcttttgacggcattcgaaagacaaaataaaattgtatattatatcaaaaaaatacagatgttTTGGAATATCCtgaaaacaaaggatttttagCAGAAAAACCAATAACCAACaataactaaaattgatatcattagtatttttgcatgaaaacttgcgttttgtaaagttttaaaataaaagctttcatactgtgatATTTAAatctagggtggtccacaatatcacataaATAATATTATCACCTTTTTATTTGCTatttttatcaacttttttattgccCTTTATTGCTTATTTTAGCTTTCTCggcaaagtagtctatgaacgacttttaaaaTTCAACAAATGCAAATTTACAtgtaaaaagattgttgatatctattttagttaaaaagttattaaggtttttgtgataaaaatcatttgtttttcaatgcattttatatgaattacaaaaataacacatctgtaattttttgatataatatacaatttcctttttgtctttcgaatgccgtcagaagatattttttatgtttaccccaatcagagatattcactaATCAAAGTAGAcatgtttttgagaaaaacaacaataattcctaaacggaagaagatatcgagtttcttcactcaccaagttacgcatttttcaaagctctaaaagtgatgAGATATTCGAATTAAAAtcgctagagccagaaaaccagttttgttcggaccaccctatgtcaccgtaggaaaaaagctctaaatcgatcaatttaagagccacaaaaaacttttttttgcaaagttgcttcaaattgaatggtctacaacttagctgaagcatgtattatataatttctacaaataagaaagttatttacacaatttctttgaaaatgtggtccaccctaattttcaataacaccaaacaaaggactttactaatacaaacaactttgtagaagaccgttttcgtctaatgtttcattctaaagctcaaaatgcatctttccgcgtaaaactgctttctggaccatagtgcaatgcttccagaaatactttcaacgttttttcaaaggatgcttagatgaatttctctagaatgtgctccaggaaatccatgagaactccaaagctactacctccactaatttcctcaggtattattttgttttttttttcttcaaaatattatagaatttcttccagatatttctttACTATTTCTTCATCCGAATTCTCCAGTTACTCTaaaagatcttccaaagatttctacagaatttcttccaaggaaatccacaaagttttattccagagtttttgaagaaaaaaaaaaaactaaagggTTTTCTTAAGAAACCCTGCAATAATTCTTCCGCctgcatttcatccaagtattactgCTGCACTTtctcaacaaaataaaaatcccatgatatcttcaaaagtttatataAGTTTTTAAATTCGTTAATATTACAGTATTCTTTCCAATAGTTCCTCCGATCATTCTGTTTTATTCTGTCCAatctagaaattcctttagagaatCCTGCGGAATATTATTCcgagatttgattgattttatcTATTAAAGATCGAAGGATTTTACCTACGAAATCTATTAAAACTTCGTCAAaagtccaggagttctttcagagttcCTTGCTCAATAAGGATTACTTTAAAACGGACgagcttctaaaaaataaactttcaaaaCTTACTTTAGAAAATCTAATAGAATTAgtatagaaatttcttaagaaattttagaaaaaatctctggaacaatTGCTGGAGGTATCTTCAGAGAAATCCTTAGTTCAAATCTTGGGAAATCCGTGAAATTTCTAGAGGCGTTTCTGGAGAAGTACTGAAGGATGTACCAGGGAAATATATGtattggataaaatcttggagaagttacgacttaaaaaaaaacttaaagaatttttggaggaattccgaagatttctgaaacaatcttaGGAGAAATTCATTTTCTGTGTTATTTTTTGGgaaaatccaggttgaattcttgcagaaattctctGGAGATATTCGTGAAGACATTCCTTGGGAACTAAATACTAAATTTACTCCTTTGGAAATTTCCAGAGTAATAACTGaacatagggtaagtgtaccagttatggccatagtggttccctatttcgccatacgtgataacttgaatgtgtccacattttgaaaagtttcgtgtgttttagcagtaagatataggatttttcttgatgttaaaacattcgaaaaaattgaaaatgtgaaagttatcgaaataatgcatatggccaaatagggaaccactatggccataactggtacactttccctacctgaaataatttctgatgaaattcctagagaagatcatgaaaaaaacacatacacaatacaagcagtaatacttgtaatAATGTCACgatgaattctcaaaaaaaggCTTAGATCTTAGATAAACATGTGCTCTGATGGTATgaaaaatcaaactcttatctcctggTTCCTAGCAGGTAGCAGGTTCCGTTTTGTTTGCTTGATTTCAGTTCGGTCTTTTTTCGGCCCCTTTTTGATTCCTTTTGGGTCTCTGTTTTCAGGCAAGCGgtctctattttttattttaaggtcCTCAGtggctaccagccctgtaaagacAAAACACTGTCTTAGTCTTGAGGTTACGACTGGCACTCTTTGCGTTGGAGCCCCATAAATATAGCAACCTTCAATTTACAGCCTAGTATTCCATAGGGTTAAAAAATCACAATATGTCTGTTAATGTTTGTTCTACCCATGGTCTAGAACGTGGACGCGCTTCTTATCCACGGTAACtctgaagaatttctccaaaaaatcttcggaACTCGAGAAAATCTCTTAAGAGTTTTTTATAGACTTCATCCATGTGTTTTATCATTGAGGACGGGGTTGGTTGTCCACTggttaccgcttctgcttcataagcagaaggtcatgggttaaATCCCAGGCCCGACCCTtttctcgtactttgtagttgtatctttatCACAGTTATATACCACAGTTCATAgtatttgctagaacccgagacggacagaaataaaccttccattctttcattcattatagcacgcctttccttacgcctgatacataggcagtctgctaccAAACCaacaagcctctctgccatacaaATAACCACcccttcacccttcccgcatgaactgtcgtagacgcagtggtatatacggtctaccgcgggagccagttgaatgcatcatcaattccttcccctcattggtctgcattctgacgtgacaggcgtcattgttgcctaaaaatagaagatcaccagcacttatacattgaggatgtctgttaatcccaagcagtcgtgtaagtgcagctgatctggcgatactggagtagcaaccacgggcagcCAATCAAGATCAAGAGGATCAAATCAACCCTGTGTTTTATCTAATTAGAATATTCCCACTAAGGTAGTCATCAATGATAAGAAATAACCTATTCCTACTTCATAGGTAATCTTTTTCAATTGCTCTATTTGTATCCTTTTAAATAACAATGAAACATAAAACAAGACAAAGTACCTACGGCCAGAACTCAAGCACCAAAATTAAATCCCTCACAAGAGAAGTCACGTTTTGTCGCACGATTTTAACAGTAAGGCAAATACTAGTCGATTTACAATCCTACATTGAACTTGGTTCCACGCAAAACACCGTCTATCACATATCCTTGGGCGACGTCCCCATGCACCAGAGGAGGGCGCTGTCTGTCTTGATTCCGACCTCCAGTTCCGCGTAGGTGTTTGACGTGCTAACCAGAGTACCGAATTCCGTCACTTGGTTGTCCAGATTCCAACGTAGACCGCTGGTGCTGCAGACAGCTCGATATCCAACCGGTATCAGGGAGCACCAGATGCGTTCGTTAAGCAACCGAGGAGGAATGTTGATGAGGTGACTTCCCGCTGGGAGCAGCCAACTGAGCGAGTTGCTAGACCGTAGGAATACAGGCGTTTCGGGCAGGATTTTCCGCGCTAGGAATAGTGTGTTGATATTGGCCATGATCTGATCCAATCGTCCGGAACTTTCGCACAGCACCAATACGCGGCTTATTTCGCTAGCGTAGCCCGTGCTCTGGAGGGCCATTAGCGATTTGGTGAAGTCGGTTGCATTCTGATCGGGCGTTTTGATAATCTAAAATGACAATAACAAATggtaaggccgcacgggacgtcatcattatcaccctatccatttgaagaagcaaatcccaagaaccactccatatatcgatgcgaaaaatgtatcactatgattctatatatgtagtgcacaacccaatacattttcagcttcatcggttcactaaaactcgagatttgcttccacaaagtttttatgataattgttagagggagacaaaagatagggaaaataacatggtctcccgtgtcaccttatgGGCCCAGAATATACACCATTGATCATGCCATTAAAACAAGTTGTGTTTAGACCAAAAAAACTGGTTATAGTAATGCAGGGCCAATAGCGAATTACTTTTAGTGAGTTGACACAATTTTCGACCTAGTCTATGAAATCCTTTTTTCCAGAAAAGCAAAAGTTATCTCCGGGACAAGACCAAAGCAGATTCGACAGCTGAAAATTGTTAATCTTATCTCTCATCTAAGAACCAAAGCTCAGTCCCAAATCTCTGTCTTTAAGTTATAAAGCAAAAGCGGCAACTCTTACACAATGCAACAGGCTTATTGCTACTTACCCTACAATTCAGACGAGTGACATAAGACATGGATTCATCCGTACAAGAATCAAAATCACCCGTCACCAAATCCGGCGCTTTCAGCTGTTCGTCAGGTCCGATGTGCCCCTTAACGAAATCCACCCATCTATTTGTCCCTCCATCGACTGTAACTCTCACCTTGGCTAAAAATGTAGCAAATTAATTGTAATTGGTCAAGCACATTACATCCAGTTAATTATACGTACCAGTATTCCATATTGTTCTAAAGTAATCCTTATGCAGCAGTATCGGTCGGTTCAACAGCACAACGGCCAGCTCGTCATCGAAGTTGCGCGCCTCGATAAGATCCGCTGGAGACCACGTGATGGTGTTTGGCAGCTGAAACGAACAGCCTCTGATGAAAATTTGCCGCCCCAGAGAACATAACTTCATTTTGAAGGCCCCGATCTACCTAAAAGCGACCCGCGTCAGGCCTGGTTAACCGTGGCCGACTGCGTTTGCTATCTCGATCTTGATTGTTAGCCTTCTGTCGGTGTCAAAAAAAGTTACGTGTTTTGTGCCTATACATATAGGACAAGAAATacaaatcgtgataacttcAAATTGAAATGGATCTCCGATTTCTCTGCTGTTTTgggaagaaaatttgattcaatttcaCTCAAAAAAATGAGAATTAATTTTCAAAGAGGGAGGTTTTTTTCCGGAAATGGGTTATTGTAATCTATTTGGAAATTCCTCCGCTAGctcagaaaattttattttccttttGCCCTAAACGGCTATGAAGTTATATACCTAACTTATaatcaaatatataaaaaaaacttcaacccTTCAAAGTGCTGTGGGGTCATATTGACCACAGAACACGGACAGAGGGTTAACTACCACGCATTTTCCATCGGTATCATACTCATGATGCTCTATAGATGCGACCTTGGAGAGAAACGCCgcaaaaagaaaatattttcgagCTCCGTCCAAACCATAAAAGCTTGGCGCATTATCCTACTAATAACTAGATTATTTACTGATtctttatttgagtttttgagtAGTGAGGTAGGACCAGGTCTTCAACGTAATTGCATCTTTCTGAACGAATGATAACCAACCCACTGTTTACTATTATCAATCTACTTACGTCATCGTTGAAAAGCATTCTTGGTGCACTCTAGGCTGCAACACGTGCGTATGATATATTGACACGCAAACTGATACTATCGCTCCTCTTGTGAAGTACGTCTTAGAACGACACTGATCAATCAGCCTTGAAAACGCCTCTTACACCAATAGGTACTTAATTATGATTGTTGGTGCAGGAAAGATAATAAACCATGTTCGCTAACTTCATGCGCAAAACAGCGAATAGAGAAAGGTGGTGGCACCAACAACGGAACGGCGAACCCCCAGCGCTGATTGTACGCGAATGAAAGAAAGAAAACACAAAATCAACGTTGACAGATCCGGGAGAGCGGAAAATAATGCACTTTTCTGAGAAGAGAGAGAACGGAAAAAATGCATGCGTGCATCCGTGCACGTACAAATAAACGCAAACACTGTTTATAAAGTTGTTAGACTACACGCTGAACATATTCAGGTCAGTTGTTGCATTCTTgtagcctgattcgctgctgacaagtaatttctcggcctatcttgatgcatgcgaaatttctgcaaggaatcgatcgaGAATGCGCTTTTTctaatcgcagtacgcagttgaaaagaactgtcacttcaaatgggagtcgctgtagaaaatgtctgcaaggaatcggcgagaaatttctttagcgattccttttcagtagcaaatcaggcttgtGACGTTCCGATTTCTTCAACAAGTTATATAAGTATCTGTTTTGTGCATTTTGCAATGGCATCCCTGCTAATACTTGTTTATATCGACATACTTATCctaaatttcacttttttttattaaaacaatATCCGAATAAGTGATCGAAGTAAAcattatactgcttcgcgattAAAAATGGGTAAGCCAACGTgtgaagttcgatttttgaccaacttcccGCATAATTATGAACCACATTAGAATGGTTCCCCGTAGTGTCCACAACCATCTGATACCATATCCGAACAATTTCGTATAACATGTAAAATAACCATAAACCACCCGTACGGTGAATAGTTTCTACAGTTCGATAAACGGTAAATTAGTAAATTACAATGTGGGGAatgggcggttaagttatgttacaatttgaaaatgacgattttctcgaacaaaatttttagtGAACGGTTCACCAAATGGTAGCTAAACTATCCATTTTTTGCCAAGATAAATGTAATAGAAACAGTTTCGAAACAGTTAaatcatatttatttttaaaaagcgAATACAGCATGTTTTCGTTTACGGTGATTCATTGTACTTTGACCATATACTGTGCTGTTCTGTTACAtttaaacaataaaacaaaatgtgataaaattaagaaaaaatgaagaaacaaTTAAACAAGTAGATACGTGTAAAAACctcatttcaatcaaaattaaaatttcaacctcatttcaatcaaaagaaaaaaaaaacataatatttcCGTTTTTGTTTGAAACGAGTTTAAATGACACGTACCACTGGTTtcactattattttgaaataacaattacaatttttatttccattattgtcgcaccgccaccaaaccggatcgcgccagtgagactcgcgacgcgcctcaactcgcgcgattttgaaatcagttttttagtgtggcgctgcattcttacgatttttatgaacacagcgcactattcacatattagctgcgacgcacggggcccgagaaaacaataattataaataaacgttggtcttgatttctaccggatacataatattaTTGCTCATCACTCAATCACTTTTTTAACACAGTTCATGCATTTTCTTCGCTTTTTTTCTGGTGATAAACACTAAGATAACAAACGGGCCGATGTTTTCTGCTGATGGTGGTTCCAAGCTGTTTCAAGTCGGCAGCTTCGCGACGCCTTTTGCCTTTGTCCCTTCATGGCCAATCCGATACCAATGGAACAAGTGAAACGAGTTCCGGTTCTCTTATCTGGAATGATGATGACGAACTGCCAAGAACGATGTTTCGACGAAGAATGTAAGCAGATTTAGGAGGTGAAGAActcagcgcgggcggtcatgctgcagcaaggaacccggcagaacgtggagcgatatagacggaaacggcaacagcagacccgcctctttcgggagaaaaaacgccgcctggaggagacggagtgcgaggagatggaacagctgtgtcggtctcaagaaacacgcaagttctatcagaagctcatcgcatcccgcaacggcttagTGCCGCGAGCCGAtttgtgcagggataaggatgggagcattttgacggacgagcgtgaggtgatcgaaaggtggaagcagcacttcgacgaacatttgaatggcgctgagagcacaggcaatgaaggtcgggacaacggaggaaatgccttcgttggtactgcggaggatggaaaccaaccagcccccacattgggggaggttaaggatgccattcaccagctcaagaacaatgtagctgctggtaaggatggtatcggagctgaactcataaagatgggcccggagaggctggccatttgtctgtcATTTGTCCAAGGCACAATcttggaaacagaacagctaccggaggagtggaagaaaggggtaatatgtcccatctacaagaaaggcgacaagttagattgtgagaactttcgagcgatcaccattctaaatgcggcctacaaagtattgtcCCAGATCagcttccgtcgtctatcacctatagtaagcgagtttgtgggaagttatcaagccggcttcgttgacggccgatcgacaacggaccagatctttaccaggtccgtcccactcggacTCAGATTAGGTaccttctagtactgcatttggtccctcggtagtgcaaaaggtacccaagtttgacagatcgcagtacactttgaacggcattctagattaccttatgagccataaaattttagtcaactgcaagggacatggaggtctttaatttgtctttgtctttactgtacggcaaatcctccaaaaatgtcgtgaataccaggtcccaccGCATCACCTTTTTATCGATTtaaaggcggcatacgatagtatcgaccgcgtagagctatggaaaatcatggacgagaacagctttcccgggaagctcacgagactgataagagcaacgatggaaggtatgcaaaattgtgtgaaggtttcaggcgaacagtccagttcgtttggatcacgccggggacttcgacaaggtgatggactttcgtgcctgttgttcaatattgcgctagaaagtgttatgagccgggctcaacagccgggatacggtttttacgagatccggacaatttgtttgcttcgtggatgatatggacattgtcggccgaacatttgaaaaggtggcagacctgtacagtgtacacccgcctgaaacgcgaggcagcgaaagttggactggtggtgaatgcgtccaagacaaagtacatgctagctggtggggccgagcgcgacagggctcgcctaggtagcagtgttacgatagacggggatactctTGGTAGGTTTAGATGTCGTAGATCGAATTGAAACAACTTGTTAACTGTTCAATGGTCAAACAACGAATGAATAACTTTATTGAGCTCTCCTCTATTTATACTCATACATGACATTGTGTGTGTTAACTTGATCAACAAGACTTGGTTGCTATGTACAAGTTTTTCGTCGCCTACTCAACTCCTTCTACACTCCTCCTCGACGAAATTACTCTTGCTTGGTCCCGAAATTTTGAGAGCTTAATTCCATATAATAGTTTTGTCATCATGTCGGCTATCATGTCTTCGGTTGGCAAGTATTGAGGATTGATAATTCCGTCTTGTTTGAGTTGTCGGatgaaatgatattttttctcaatgtgCTTGGATCTTCGGTTGATGTTCGGTGCGCTTAATTGCTTGATACAGCTTTGATTATCCTCATTGATTTTCACCGGCAATGTTGTTACGATCTTCAAATCATTGAACAAACGAAGTATCCAGGTGAGTTCTTTACAGCAATCTGCCATGGCCACGTATTCGGCTTCCGTACTACTGAGTGTCACATTATCTTGCTTTCTTGCATTCCATCCAATCATTCCTCCAGCATAACGAAATAGGAAACCAGATGTTGACTTGCGATCCTTGGAATCTCCTGCCCAATCAGCATCAACAAATACTTCTAGTTGTGATGAATCGATGCCCAATACTAGCCTATGATCGATGGTTCCTTTGAGATAGCGAAGTACTCGTTTTGCTTCATTCCAGTCATCTTGACTTGGGTTACTAGTTTTTCGTCCAAGGATAGACACT
It contains:
- the LOC5568149 gene encoding thiamin pyrophosphokinase 1, which translates into the protein MLFNDDLPNTITWSPADLIEARNFDDELAVVLLNRPILLHKDYFRTIWNTAKVRVTVDGGTNRWVDFVKGHIGPDEQLKAPDLVTGDFDSCTDESMSYVTRLNCRIIKTPDQNATDFTKSLMALQSTGYASEISRVLVLCESSGRLDQIMANINTLFLARKILPETPVFLRSSNSLSWLLPAGSHLINIPPRLLNERIWCSLIPVGYRAVCSTSGLRWNLDNQVTEFGTLVSTSNTYAELEVGIKTDSALLWCMGTSPKDM